The following coding sequences are from one Bos indicus x Bos taurus breed Angus x Brahman F1 hybrid chromosome 5, Bos_hybrid_MaternalHap_v2.0, whole genome shotgun sequence window:
- the WBP2NL gene encoding postacrosomal sheath WW domain-binding protein yields the protein MAVNQSHTESRRGALIPSGESVLKQCEDVDLCFLQKPVESYLFNGTKKGTLFLTSYRVVFVTSHLVNDPMLSFMMPFGLMSDCTIEQPIFAPNYIKGTIQAAPGGGWEGQAVFKLSFRKGGAIEFAQLMVKAASAAARGIPLGSVNYWFDTSGLYIITVPGAAVCSSQTPCPAYPIVIYGPPPPGYTAQPGEYGTPPEGYGAQPGGYGAPPMGYGAPPVGYGAPPGGYGVPPGGYGAPPGGYGVPPGGYGAPPGGYGVPPAGYGAPPAGNEALPPAYEAPSAGNTAASHRSVTAQQETSLPTTSSS from the exons ATGGCAGTGAACCAGAGCCACACCGAGAGCCGTCGTGGGGCCCTCATCCCCTCTGGCGAAAG TGTCTTGAAGCAGTGTGAGGATGTGGACCTCTGCTTCCTACAGAAACCCGTGGAATCCTATCTCTTTAATGGCACAAAGAAAGGAACGTTGTTTCTCACTTCATACCGG gtGGTCTTCGTGACTTCACACTTAGTCAATGACCCCATGCTTTCTTTTATGATGCCGTTTGGCCTGATGAGTGACTGCACCATTGAACAACCAATTTTTGCCCCCAACTACATTAAAGGAACCATTCAGGCAGCTCCAGGTG GTGGCTGGGAAGGACAAGCTGTTTTTAAGTTATCCTTCAGGAAAGGAGGTGCCATCGAATTTGCCCAACTGATGGTAAAAGCTGCCTCTGCTG CTGCCAGAGGAATTCCACTTGGAAGTGTAAATTACTGGTTCGACACTTCAGGACTGTACATAATTACTGTCCCAGGGGCTGCAGTGTGCTCCTCACAGACACCTTGTCCAG catATCCAATTGTGATCTATGGACCCCCACCACCAGGATATACAGCCCAACCAGGGGAATATGGAACTCCACCAGAAGGATATGGAGCCCAACCAGGGGGATATGGAGCCCCACCTATGGGATATGGAGCCCCGCCTGTGGGATATGGAGCCCCGCCTGGGGGATATGGAGTCCCACCTGGGGGATATGGAGCCCCACCTGGGGGATATGGAGTCCCACCTGGGGGATATGGTGCCCCACCTGGGGGATATGGAGTCCCACCTGCAGGATATGGAGCCCCACCAGCTGGAAATGAAGCCCTACCCCCTGCATATGAAGCTCCATCTGCTGGAAATACAGCTGCCTCTCACAGATCTGTGACAGCTCAGCAGGAGACTTCTCTTCCCACTACCTCATCTTCTTAG
- the SEPT3 gene encoding neuronal-specific septin-3 isoform X3, translating to MSELVPEPRPKPAVPMKPIGINPNLLGYIGIDTIIEQMRKKTMKTGFDFNIMVVGQSGLGKSTLVNTLFKSQVSRKASSWNREEKIPKTVEIKAIGHVIEEGGVKMKLTVIDTPGFGDQINNENCWEPIEKYINEQYEKFLKEEVNIARKKRIPDTRVHCCLYFISPTGHSLRPLDLEFMKHLSKVVNIIPVIAKADTMTLEEKSEFKQRVRKELEVNGIEFYPQKEFDEDLEDKTENDKIRQESMPFAVVGSDKEYQVNGKRVLGRKTPWGIIEVENLNHCEFALLRDFVIRTHLQDLKEVTHNIHYETYRAKRLNDNGGLPPGEGLLGTVLPPVPATPCPTAE from the exons ATGTCAGAGCTGGTGCCCGAGCCCAGGCCTAAGCCGGCAGTGCCCATGAAGCCCATCGGCATCAATCCCAACCTGCTGGGCTACATCGGCATCGACACCATCATTGAGCAGATGCGCAAGAAGACCATGAAGACCGGTTTCGACTTCAACATCATGGTGGTCG GTCAGAGTGGACTGGGCAAGTCAACATTGGTCAACACCCTCTTCAAGTCCCAAGTGAGCCGCAAGGCCTCCAGCTGGAACCGGGAGGAGAAGATTCCCAAGACAGTGGAGATCAAAGCTATTGGGCACG TGATCGAGGAAGGTGGTGTCAAGATGAAGCTGACTGTCATTGACACCCCGGGCTTTGGAGACCAGATCAACAATGAAAACTG ctgGGAGCCCATTGAGAAGTACATCAATGAGCAGTACGAGAAGTTCCTGAAGGAGGAGGTGAACATCGCCAGGAAGAAACGCATCCCTGACACTCGTGTCCACTGCTGCCTCTACTTCATCTCCCCGACCGGACACTC CTTGCGACCTCTTGACCTGGAGTTCATGAAACACCTCAGCAAAGTTGTGAACATCATCCCCGTCATTGCTAAGGCTGACACCATGACCCTGGAGGAGAAGTCTGAATTCAAGCAAAGG GTTCGAAAGGAGCTTGAAGTGAATGGCATTGAATTCTACCCCCAGAAGGAATTTGATGAGGATTTGGAGGACAAGACAGAGAATGACAAAATCCGG CAGGAGAGCATGCCTTTCGCTGTGGTGGGAAGTGACAAGGAGTACCAAGTGAATGGCAAGCGGGTCCTCGGCAGAAAGACTCCCTGGGGCATCATTGAAG TGGAAAACCTCAACCACTGTGAGTTTGCCCTGCTTCGAGACTTTGTCATCAG GACCCACCTCCAGGACCTCAAGGAAGTAACACACAACATCCACTACGAGACCTACAGGGCCAAGCGTCTTAATGACAATGGAGGCCTCCCCCCG GGAGAAGGCCTCCTGGGCACTGTCCTTCCACCCGTGCcggccaccccctgccccactgcAGAATGA
- the SEPT3 gene encoding neuronal-specific septin-3 isoform X1 translates to MSKGLPETRTDAAMSELVPEPRPKPAVPMKPIGINPNLLGYIGIDTIIEQMRKKTMKTGFDFNIMVVGQSGLGKSTLVNTLFKSQVSRKASSWNREEKIPKTVEIKAIGHVIEEGGVKMKLTVIDTPGFGDQINNENCWEPIEKYINEQYEKFLKEEVNIARKKRIPDTRVHCCLYFISPTGHSLRPLDLEFMKHLSKVVNIIPVIAKADTMTLEEKSEFKQRVRKELEVNGIEFYPQKEFDEDLEDKTENDKIRQESMPFAVVGSDKEYQVNGKRVLGRKTPWGIIEVENLNHCEFALLRDFVIRTHLQDLKEVTHNIHYETYRAKRLNDNGGLPPGEGLLGTVLPPVPATPCPTAE, encoded by the exons GGCTCCCGGAGACCAGGACGGACGCAGCCATGTCAGAGCTGGTGCCCGAGCCCAGGCCTAAGCCGGCAGTGCCCATGAAGCCCATCGGCATCAATCCCAACCTGCTGGGCTACATCGGCATCGACACCATCATTGAGCAGATGCGCAAGAAGACCATGAAGACCGGTTTCGACTTCAACATCATGGTGGTCG GTCAGAGTGGACTGGGCAAGTCAACATTGGTCAACACCCTCTTCAAGTCCCAAGTGAGCCGCAAGGCCTCCAGCTGGAACCGGGAGGAGAAGATTCCCAAGACAGTGGAGATCAAAGCTATTGGGCACG TGATCGAGGAAGGTGGTGTCAAGATGAAGCTGACTGTCATTGACACCCCGGGCTTTGGAGACCAGATCAACAATGAAAACTG ctgGGAGCCCATTGAGAAGTACATCAATGAGCAGTACGAGAAGTTCCTGAAGGAGGAGGTGAACATCGCCAGGAAGAAACGCATCCCTGACACTCGTGTCCACTGCTGCCTCTACTTCATCTCCCCGACCGGACACTC CTTGCGACCTCTTGACCTGGAGTTCATGAAACACCTCAGCAAAGTTGTGAACATCATCCCCGTCATTGCTAAGGCTGACACCATGACCCTGGAGGAGAAGTCTGAATTCAAGCAAAGG GTTCGAAAGGAGCTTGAAGTGAATGGCATTGAATTCTACCCCCAGAAGGAATTTGATGAGGATTTGGAGGACAAGACAGAGAATGACAAAATCCGG CAGGAGAGCATGCCTTTCGCTGTGGTGGGAAGTGACAAGGAGTACCAAGTGAATGGCAAGCGGGTCCTCGGCAGAAAGACTCCCTGGGGCATCATTGAAG TGGAAAACCTCAACCACTGTGAGTTTGCCCTGCTTCGAGACTTTGTCATCAG GACCCACCTCCAGGACCTCAAGGAAGTAACACACAACATCCACTACGAGACCTACAGGGCCAAGCGTCTTAATGACAATGGAGGCCTCCCCCCG GGAGAAGGCCTCCTGGGCACTGTCCTTCCACCCGTGCcggccaccccctgccccactgcAGAATGA
- the SEPT3 gene encoding neuronal-specific septin-3 isoform X2, with protein MSKGLPETRTDAAMSELVPEPRPKPAVPMKPIGINPNLLGYIGIDTIIEQMRKKTMKTGFDFNIMVVGQSGLGKSTLVNTLFKSQVSRKASSWNREEKIPKTVEIKAIGHVIEEGGVKMKLTVIDTPGFGDQINNENCWEPIEKYINEQYEKFLKEEVNIARKKRIPDTRVHCCLYFISPTGHSLRPLDLEFMKHLSKVVNIIPVIAKADTMTLEEKSEFKQRVRKELEVNGIEFYPQKEFDEDLEDKTENDKIRESMPFAVVGSDKEYQVNGKRVLGRKTPWGIIEVENLNHCEFALLRDFVIRTHLQDLKEVTHNIHYETYRAKRLNDNGGLPPGEGLLGTVLPPVPATPCPTAE; from the exons GGCTCCCGGAGACCAGGACGGACGCAGCCATGTCAGAGCTGGTGCCCGAGCCCAGGCCTAAGCCGGCAGTGCCCATGAAGCCCATCGGCATCAATCCCAACCTGCTGGGCTACATCGGCATCGACACCATCATTGAGCAGATGCGCAAGAAGACCATGAAGACCGGTTTCGACTTCAACATCATGGTGGTCG GTCAGAGTGGACTGGGCAAGTCAACATTGGTCAACACCCTCTTCAAGTCCCAAGTGAGCCGCAAGGCCTCCAGCTGGAACCGGGAGGAGAAGATTCCCAAGACAGTGGAGATCAAAGCTATTGGGCACG TGATCGAGGAAGGTGGTGTCAAGATGAAGCTGACTGTCATTGACACCCCGGGCTTTGGAGACCAGATCAACAATGAAAACTG ctgGGAGCCCATTGAGAAGTACATCAATGAGCAGTACGAGAAGTTCCTGAAGGAGGAGGTGAACATCGCCAGGAAGAAACGCATCCCTGACACTCGTGTCCACTGCTGCCTCTACTTCATCTCCCCGACCGGACACTC CTTGCGACCTCTTGACCTGGAGTTCATGAAACACCTCAGCAAAGTTGTGAACATCATCCCCGTCATTGCTAAGGCTGACACCATGACCCTGGAGGAGAAGTCTGAATTCAAGCAAAGG GTTCGAAAGGAGCTTGAAGTGAATGGCATTGAATTCTACCCCCAGAAGGAATTTGATGAGGATTTGGAGGACAAGACAGAGAATGACAAAATCCGG GAGAGCATGCCTTTCGCTGTGGTGGGAAGTGACAAGGAGTACCAAGTGAATGGCAAGCGGGTCCTCGGCAGAAAGACTCCCTGGGGCATCATTGAAG TGGAAAACCTCAACCACTGTGAGTTTGCCCTGCTTCGAGACTTTGTCATCAG GACCCACCTCCAGGACCTCAAGGAAGTAACACACAACATCCACTACGAGACCTACAGGGCCAAGCGTCTTAATGACAATGGAGGCCTCCCCCCG GGAGAAGGCCTCCTGGGCACTGTCCTTCCACCCGTGCcggccaccccctgccccactgcAGAATGA